In the genome of Amaranthus tricolor cultivar Red isolate AtriRed21 chromosome 15, ASM2621246v1, whole genome shotgun sequence, one region contains:
- the LOC130801944 gene encoding pathogenesis-related thaumatin-like protein 3.5 isoform X4 gives MKAIMRILRYLRGTIERGVAGHIVPILITNKCPFTIWPATAPNTGHPVIANGGFCLKPTQSSVIHAPWDWSGRLWARSGCNFNPKNSNLTWEPACQTGDCDSRLECNGLIGKPPATLLELTLHTDKNEPSFYDVSLVDGYNLPVSVTNGRAHKCAIKSCLKDVKGICPLELQVKDGEGNVVGCKSACLAFDLDRFCCRNEYGDPQNCKPSLYSRLFKNACPSYVSYAFDSPSPLISCLVKELYVTFCPAEWGDDKIQHYASN, from the coding sequence AGTACCAATACTGATCACCAACAAATGCCCATTCACAATATGGCCTGCTACTGCCCCTAACACAGGCCACCCAGTCATAGCCAATGGTGGTTTCTGCCTCAAACCCACCCAATCATCAGTCATCCACGCACCATGGGACTGGAGTGGTCGTCTCTGGGCCCGAAGTGGCTGCAACTTCAACCCCAAAAACTCAAACCTAACCTGGGAACCCGCCTGCCAAACAGGCGACTGCGACAGTCGCCTAGAATGCAACGGTCTAATAGGAAAACCACCTGCAACATTATTAGAACTCACACTTCATACAGACAAAAACGAACCTAGTTTCTACGACGTTAGTCTCGTAGACGGGTACAACCTGCCCGTTTCTGTGACAAATGGGCGGGCCCACAAATGTGCCATTAAAAGCTGTTTAAAAGATGTTAAAGGAATCTGTCCTTTGGAGCTACAAGTAAAGGATGGTGAAGGGAATGTTGTGGGTTGTAAAAGTGCATGTCTTGCTTTTGATTTGGACAGGTTTTGCTGTAGAAATGAGTATGGAGATCCACAAAACTGCAAGCCAAGTTTATATTCACGTCTATTTAAGAATGCTTGTCCTTCTTATGTTAGTTATGCTTTTGATTCTCCTTCACCTTTGATTAGTTGTTTGGTGAAGGAACTCTATGTTACTTTCTGTCCTGCTGAATGGGGTGATGATAAGATTCAACACTATGCTTCTAATTAG
- the LOC130801944 gene encoding pathogenesis-related thaumatin-like protein 3.5 isoform X3 codes for MITLMQLLILCTILWHLLVSGVAGHIVPILITNKCPFTIWPATAPNTGHPVIANGGFCLKPTQSSVIHAPWDWSGRLWARSGCNFNPKNSNLTWEPACQTGDCDSRLECNGLIGKPPATLLELTLHTDKNEPSFYDVSLVDGYNLPVSVTNGRAHKCAIKSCLKDVKGICPLELQVKDGEGNVVGCKSACLAFDLDRFCCRNEYGDPQNCKPSLYSRLFKNACPSYVSYAFDSPSPLISCLVKELYVTFCPAEWGDDKIQHYASN; via the coding sequence AGTACCAATACTGATCACCAACAAATGCCCATTCACAATATGGCCTGCTACTGCCCCTAACACAGGCCACCCAGTCATAGCCAATGGTGGTTTCTGCCTCAAACCCACCCAATCATCAGTCATCCACGCACCATGGGACTGGAGTGGTCGTCTCTGGGCCCGAAGTGGCTGCAACTTCAACCCCAAAAACTCAAACCTAACCTGGGAACCCGCCTGCCAAACAGGCGACTGCGACAGTCGCCTAGAATGCAACGGTCTAATAGGAAAACCACCTGCAACATTATTAGAACTCACACTTCATACAGACAAAAACGAACCTAGTTTCTACGACGTTAGTCTCGTAGACGGGTACAACCTGCCCGTTTCTGTGACAAATGGGCGGGCCCACAAATGTGCCATTAAAAGCTGTTTAAAAGATGTTAAAGGAATCTGTCCTTTGGAGCTACAAGTAAAGGATGGTGAAGGGAATGTTGTGGGTTGTAAAAGTGCATGTCTTGCTTTTGATTTGGACAGGTTTTGCTGTAGAAATGAGTATGGAGATCCACAAAACTGCAAGCCAAGTTTATATTCACGTCTATTTAAGAATGCTTGTCCTTCTTATGTTAGTTATGCTTTTGATTCTCCTTCACCTTTGATTAGTTGTTTGGTGAAGGAACTCTATGTTACTTTCTGTCCTGCTGAATGGGGTGATGATAAGATTCAACACTATGCTTCTAATTAG